Part of the Arthrobacter globiformis genome is shown below.
CTTGGAGCATTCCGACGCGATGGGCGGCCCAGATGCGGACCGGTTTGTCGGCCTTCCCGGCATGCTCCGCGACCAGTTCTGTCACGACTTCGGCCAGGATGTGATGTGCTGTGGGGTGCGCCGAGTAGCTTAGTCTGCTGACGGCCATGCCGCCGTCGTGGTTCCGGACTACGCCGCTGAAGCTGACCACCGCCCCGGCTTCGTCGCCTTGGACTGCCGCTGTGGCCCGGTCGACCGAGATAGGCTGTTCACTGAGCTGGGCGAGGACTACGTCAGCGCCGGGCATAGGTTTCCTCGCGGATCACTTTCTGCTGAGGGCCCAGCCTTTCGCGTCCCGCATAGACATTCAGGCTGTGTCCCCTGCTGAATGCAACCAAGGTCACTCCGGTCTCGGCGGCGAGGTCGGCGGCCAGGCTGGAGGGCGCGCTCACGGCAGACAGGACGGGAATGGCGGCCATGGCGGCCTTTTGGACAAGCTCGAAGGAAGCCCGC
Proteins encoded:
- a CDS encoding molybdenum cofactor biosynthesis protein MoaE, which gives rise to MPGADVVLAQLSEQPISVDRATAAVQGDEAGAVVSFSGVVRNHDGGMAVSRLSYSAHPTAHHILAEVVTELVAEHAGKADKPVRIWAAHRVGMLQVGDPALVCAVSAAHRGQAFALCSELVDRIKARVPIWKEQFFEDGTVEWVGAGQTIATRTTSPSPEKGAS